From the genome of Rhodobacteraceae bacterium Araon29, one region includes:
- the ettA gene encoding energy-dependent translational throttle protein EttA — translation MASYQYVYHMDGVSKTYPGGKKCFENIRLSFLPGVKIGVVGVNGAGKSTLMKIMAGLDKDFTGEAWAAEGAKVGYLPQEPHLDDGLNVRENVMLGVAEKKAVLDRYNELAMNYSDETADEMAELQDQIDAENLWDLDSQIDVSMEALRCPPDDADVATLSGGERRRVALCKLLLEAPEMLLLDEPTNHLDAETIAWLQQHLIDYKGTILIVTHDRYFLDDITGWILELDRGRGVPYEGNYSSWLEQKAKRLAQEAREDKSKQKTLERELEWMRQGQKARQAKQKARINAYNELASQSEREKIARAQIVIPNGQRLGGKVIEIDGLQKAMGDKLLIEGLSFALPPGGIVGVIGPNGAGKSTLFKMLTGHETPDAGSIGYGDTVQLSYVDQSRDDLKSDETVWEAISGGAEIIELGDAQVNSRAYCSSFNFKGGDQQKKVGLLSGGERNRVHMARLLKEGGNVLLLDEPTNDLDVETLRALEDALVDFAGCAVVISHDRFFLDRICTHILAFEGEAHVEWFEGNFEDYEEDKKRRLGADALEPKRIKHKKFTR, via the coding sequence ATGGCTTCCTATCAATATGTCTATCACATGGACGGCGTTTCAAAAACCTATCCAGGTGGAAAGAAGTGCTTTGAAAACATACGGCTGTCGTTTTTGCCCGGGGTGAAAATCGGTGTTGTCGGGGTCAATGGCGCCGGTAAATCCACGCTGATGAAAATCATGGCCGGCCTTGATAAGGACTTTACCGGCGAAGCTTGGGCCGCCGAGGGCGCCAAGGTGGGCTATCTGCCGCAAGAGCCGCATCTGGATGACGGCTTGAATGTGCGCGAAAACGTGATGCTGGGCGTGGCCGAGAAAAAGGCTGTTTTAGATCGCTATAACGAGTTGGCGATGAATTATTCTGATGAAACCGCCGATGAAATGGCGGAGCTGCAAGATCAGATCGACGCAGAAAACCTGTGGGATCTGGACAGCCAGATAGATGTCTCAATGGAGGCCTTGCGCTGTCCGCCCGATGATGCGGATGTGGCGACACTGTCGGGCGGTGAACGCCGCCGCGTGGCGCTGTGTAAATTGCTGCTGGAAGCGCCGGAAATGTTGCTGCTGGATGAACCGACCAACCATCTGGATGCGGAAACTATCGCTTGGCTGCAGCAGCATTTGATCGACTATAAAGGCACCATCCTAATCGTGACCCACGACCGGTATTTCCTTGATGATATCACCGGCTGGATCTTGGAACTCGACCGCGGACGCGGCGTTCCTTATGAGGGCAACTATTCCAGCTGGCTTGAGCAAAAGGCCAAGCGCCTTGCTCAAGAAGCGCGTGAAGATAAGTCCAAACAAAAAACCCTTGAGCGCGAATTGGAATGGATGCGTCAGGGGCAAAAGGCGCGCCAAGCCAAGCAAAAAGCCCGGATCAACGCCTATAATGAGCTGGCAAGCCAATCTGAGCGGGAAAAAATTGCCCGTGCCCAGATTGTTATTCCAAACGGTCAGCGGCTCGGCGGTAAGGTGATTGAAATTGACGGTCTGCAAAAAGCAATGGGCGACAAGCTGTTAATCGAAGGCCTAAGCTTTGCATTGCCGCCCGGCGGTATTGTTGGCGTGATTGGTCCGAACGGCGCAGGTAAATCAACCCTTTTCAAAATGCTCACCGGTCATGAAACCCCTGATGCGGGATCAATCGGCTATGGCGATACGGTGCAGCTTTCTTATGTGGACCAGTCGCGCGATGATCTAAAATCCGATGAAACCGTCTGGGAAGCCATTTCCGGCGGCGCTGAAATTATTGAGCTAGGCGATGCACAGGTCAATTCCCGCGCCTATTGTTCTTCGTTTAACTTCAAAGGCGGGGATCAGCAAAAGAAGGTCGGGCTGCTTTCGGGCGGGGAACGCAACCGGGTGCATATGGCGCGGCTGTTGAAAGAGGGCGGCAATGTGCTGCTGCTCGATGAGCCGACCAATGATCTTGATGTGGAAACCCTGCGTGCATTGGAAGATGCGCTGGTGGATTTTGCCGGCTGCGCTGTGGTCATATCCCACGACCGGTTTTTCCTTGATCGCATCTGTACCCATATCCTTGCCTTTGAAGGCGAAGCGCATGTGGAATGGTTTGAAGGCAACTTTGAAGACTATGAAGAAGATAAAAAGCGTCGCCTTGGGGCCGATGCGCTTGAGCCCAAACGGATTAAGCACAAAAAATTCACCCGCTAG
- a CDS encoding nicotinate-nucleotide adenylyltransferase — protein MTSRVVGLLGGSFDPAHAGHVEITRTALRRFALDQLWWLVSPGNPLKPHGPAPMQDRIAAARDLITDPRVKVSSVEADLGTRYTAETLAALAARYPKTRFIWLMGADNLMQFDQWQDWQNIISTTPLGILARPGHRLAPLKARAARIYRWARLPAAQSRLLGHYQAPCWCYVDMPMVDLSSTALRAQAWPSGC, from the coding sequence ATGACGTCAAGGGTTGTTGGGCTTTTGGGGGGATCGTTTGATCCAGCGCATGCGGGTCATGTTGAAATTACCCGCACCGCATTGCGCCGGTTTGCCTTGGATCAATTGTGGTGGTTGGTCAGCCCCGGCAATCCCTTAAAGCCGCATGGCCCTGCCCCGATGCAGGACCGTATTGCGGCGGCCCGCGATCTGATCACCGATCCAAGGGTGAAGGTATCCTCTGTTGAAGCAGACCTCGGCACGCGGTACACCGCCGAAACCCTTGCTGCGCTTGCCGCCCGATACCCAAAAACACGGTTCATTTGGCTGATGGGGGCGGATAATCTGATGCAGTTTGATCAATGGCAAGATTGGCAAAACATCATTTCCACAACACCGCTTGGTATTCTGGCACGGCCCGGCCACCGGCTTGCGCCGCTCAAAGCCCGCGCTGCACGGATCTATCGCTGGGCACGCCTACCAGCAGCCCAAAGCCGCCTGCTGGGGCACTATCAAGCGCCGTGCTGGTGCTATGTGGATATGCCGATGGTCGATCTATCCTCGACCGCGCTGCGCGCGCAAGCTTGGCCATCAGGATGCTGA
- a CDS encoding aminoglycoside N(3)-acetyltransferase, with protein sequence MEAGMVNIVTVVKYKVKDGYEDAFVAAINDYDYSNSNFMRLIALEDNQYVSTQAANRWKGMRIMSTQAKNQCNKAFSTRTTLIADFKRLGLQDGDGVFVHASMKGIGRVVGGARAVVSAIIETVGEKGLVAMPGFSNDAYMPAWFDANESSQATFKRIQDAVPGHNAALTPCLEMGLIAETFRNWPGTYRSSHPCVSVTARGPESASFIKEHSLAWACGPDTPLGKFRTRPRMKIMLLGVDWTRCSALHTAETLVAARRTKRRIFKHVDAWHETDDVADDNGRLFPEVGMRFTQSHDVQRNLIGQATTLLFSFAQLVDFAANEFETLLEGTGATP encoded by the coding sequence ATGGAGGCCGGGATGGTCAATATTGTCACTGTGGTAAAATACAAAGTCAAAGACGGCTATGAAGACGCTTTTGTCGCGGCCATCAATGACTATGATTATTCAAACTCGAACTTTATGCGGTTAATCGCGCTCGAGGACAATCAATACGTCAGTACACAGGCGGCAAACAGATGGAAAGGAATGCGTATCATGAGCACTCAGGCCAAAAATCAATGTAACAAAGCGTTTTCAACGCGAACTACGTTGATTGCCGACTTCAAACGTCTTGGCCTTCAAGACGGTGATGGTGTCTTCGTACATGCGTCAATGAAAGGCATCGGGCGTGTCGTCGGTGGCGCACGTGCTGTTGTCAGCGCAATTATCGAAACGGTAGGGGAGAAAGGTCTTGTTGCGATGCCGGGCTTCTCAAACGACGCCTATATGCCCGCATGGTTTGACGCCAACGAGAGTTCGCAAGCGACGTTCAAGCGTATCCAAGACGCCGTGCCTGGACACAACGCAGCCCTGACGCCTTGCCTCGAGATGGGCTTGATAGCTGAGACATTCCGAAATTGGCCAGGCACGTACCGCAGCTCGCACCCGTGCGTTTCAGTCACCGCGCGTGGGCCAGAAAGTGCGTCCTTCATCAAGGAACACAGCCTTGCTTGGGCATGCGGACCAGACACGCCCTTGGGCAAATTCCGGACACGTCCACGCATGAAAATTATGCTTCTGGGTGTAGACTGGACCCGTTGCTCAGCACTGCATACTGCGGAAACGCTTGTCGCGGCACGGCGCACAAAACGGCGGATTTTCAAACACGTTGATGCTTGGCACGAAACAGATGACGTGGCAGATGACAATGGCCGCCTCTTTCCCGAAGTTGGCATGCGGTTCACTCAATCACACGACGTTCAGCGCAATCTAATTGGACAAGCGACCACACTGTTGTTTTCTTTCGCACAGCTTGTCGATTTTGCAGCCAACGAATTCGAAACTCTTCTAGAGGGAACCGGCGCAACACCCTAA
- the ade gene encoding adenine deaminase codes for MADLNARIEQGRGDEPADLVLTGGRIFDLITGTFIVGDVAICGDMIVGIADQYHGHEVIDVSGLTLVPGFIDTHLHIESSLVTPFEFDRCVAPLGITTAICDPHEIANVIGTEGIRWFQNASDHMVMDLRVQLSSCVPSTDMETAGARIDAVELAELRHHASGIGLAEFMNYPGVIHRDPDVLAKLKLFDGQHIDGHCPQLSGRDLNAYIAAGIRTEHEATTAQEALEKLQKGMRVLIREGSVSKDLTALQPVLTERTAPYMCLCTDDRNPLDIAEHGHLDYMIRQLIALGTPPLAAYRAASLSAAEAFGLKDRGHIAPGKRADIVALGSLEACDAQMVFCAGRRVEPARFEARPQLPPVGRNSVHTRALKAADFRSAENHRISDVIGIIEGQIITEHQRVEIDIVDGDKAPDPARDLLRIAVIERHGKNGNIATGFVRGFGLKAGAIASTVCHDHHNIACVGASYADMALAANRLSAIEGGFVVVRDGQVLAELALPVAGLMSLEPFEIVRDRLMDLRAAARGLGVVLDEPFLQLAFLALPVIPALKITDRGLVDVTHFELIS; via the coding sequence ATGGCCGACCTAAACGCCCGGATTGAACAGGGACGCGGCGATGAACCCGCCGATCTAGTGCTCACCGGCGGTCGTATTTTTGATCTTATAACGGGTACATTCATTGTGGGCGATGTTGCCATCTGCGGTGATATGATTGTTGGCATTGCAGATCAGTATCACGGTCATGAGGTCATAGATGTCAGCGGCTTAACTCTGGTGCCTGGATTTATAGATACCCACTTGCACATCGAATCGAGTCTGGTCACGCCGTTTGAATTCGACCGCTGCGTTGCGCCGCTTGGCATCACCACGGCGATTTGTGATCCGCATGAGATTGCCAATGTGATCGGTACTGAGGGTATTCGCTGGTTCCAAAACGCCAGCGACCATATGGTGATGGATCTGCGAGTGCAGCTTAGCTCATGCGTTCCCTCAACCGATATGGAAACGGCGGGTGCAAGGATTGATGCCGTAGAGCTGGCTGAATTGCGGCATCACGCCTCGGGCATAGGGCTTGCCGAATTTATGAATTATCCCGGCGTAATACACCGCGACCCCGATGTTCTGGCCAAGCTAAAATTATTCGACGGGCAGCATATTGATGGGCATTGTCCGCAACTTAGCGGGCGTGACTTGAACGCTTATATCGCAGCAGGTATCCGGACCGAGCATGAGGCGACAACCGCGCAAGAAGCGCTTGAAAAGCTGCAAAAAGGCATGCGGGTGCTGATCCGCGAGGGCTCGGTTTCCAAAGACCTGACTGCCTTGCAGCCGGTTTTAACCGAACGCACTGCGCCCTATATGTGCCTGTGCACCGATGATCGCAATCCGCTAGATATCGCTGAGCATGGCCATCTGGATTACATGATCCGCCAGTTGATCGCCCTGGGCACACCACCGCTGGCAGCGTATCGCGCAGCATCGCTTTCGGCGGCCGAAGCCTTTGGCCTAAAAGATCGCGGACATATTGCGCCGGGCAAACGGGCCGATATTGTGGCGCTTGGATCGCTTGAAGCCTGCGATGCACAGATGGTGTTTTGCGCCGGCCGCCGGGTGGAACCCGCCCGCTTTGAGGCCCGCCCCCAATTGCCGCCAGTGGGGCGCAATTCCGTACACACACGGGCGCTGAAAGCCGCTGATTTTCGCAGCGCGGAAAACCATCGCATCAGCGATGTAATTGGCATCATCGAAGGCCAGATTATCACTGAACATCAACGGGTTGAGATAGACATCGTGGACGGCGACAAAGCCCCTGATCCGGCCCGTGATCTGCTGCGCATTGCGGTGATCGAACGGCATGGGAAAAATGGCAATATCGCTACCGGATTTGTGCGCGGTTTTGGGCTAAAGGCGGGCGCCATTGCCTCGACCGTGTGCCATGATCATCACAACATTGCCTGCGTTGGTGCATCTTATGCAGATATGGCGCTGGCGGCGAACCGGCTTAGCGCGATTGAGGGCGGTTTTGTCGTGGTGCGCGATGGTCAGGTTCTGGCCGAACTGGCGCTGCCTGTGGCCGGCTTGATGAGCCTTGAGCCGTTCGAGATCGTGCGCGACCGGCTGATGGATTTACGCGCAGCGGCGCGCGGTCTGGGCGTGGTTTTGGACGAGCCGTTTTTGCAATTGGCCTTCCTTGCGCTGCCGGTGATCCCGGCGCTGAAAATCACTGATCGTGGATTGGTGGATGTGACCCACTTTGAGCTGATCAGCTAA